A stretch of Gossypium hirsutum isolate 1008001.06 chromosome A06, Gossypium_hirsutum_v2.1, whole genome shotgun sequence DNA encodes these proteins:
- the LOC121230257 gene encoding protein SHI RELATED SEQUENCE 5, producing MAGFFYLTGNKQEDKEESLHLYRNEEIYNSNNKGFEIWPQYYYQQPQQANVVSSTYPFGTGPSRRTIGGGFNLSDESSSSRLRQGGINCQDCGNQAKKDCLHLRCRTCCKSRGFQCQTHVKSTWVPAAKRRERQQQLATLQQQEEQHQFRGEIPKRQKENQGGVVVTDVPSLACTRLSPTTTTTTSGLELGQFPPEVSSQAVFRCVKVSAMDDVDEEFAYQTAVNIAGHVFKGILYDQGPESRYTGGGSGSRENSQQQQQLNLMADTTTTAVATSSNIGTNMLDPSVYPAPINAFIAGTQFFPHPRS from the exons ATGGCTGGTTTCTTCTATTTAACTGGAAACAAACAAGAAGATAAAGAAGAAAGCTTACATTTATATAGAAACGAAGAGATCTACAACAGTAACAACAAAGGGTTCGAGATATGGCCGCAGTACTATTATCAGCAACCGCAGCAAGCAAACGTGGTGAGCAGCACCTACCCGTTTGGGACGGGTCCTAGTCGAAGAACTATCGGTGGTGGGTTTAATTTATCCGATGAATCATCATCTTCAAGGTTAAGACAAGGAGGAATAAATTGTCAAGATTGTGGTAACCAAGCTAAGAAAGATTGTCTACATTTAAGGTGTAGAACTTGTTGTAAAAGCCGAGGGTTTCAGTGTCAAACACATGTTAAAAGTACTTGGGTTCCTGCTGCTAAAAGACGTGAACGACAACAACAACTTGCAACTTTACAACAACAAGAAGAACAACATCAGTTTCGTGGTGAGATCCCTAAAAGACAGAAAGAGAATCAAGGTGGTGTTGTTGTAACAGATGTTCCTTCACTTGCTTGTACTCGTTTATCACCCACCACCACAACCACCACTTCAG ggttGGAACTGGGGCAATTCCCACCGGAAGTGAGCTCACAAGCAGTGTTCCGGTGCGTGAAAGTAAGTGCTATGGACGATGTTGATGAAGAATTCGCTTATCAAACGGCGGTGAACATTGCCGGACATGTGTTTAAAGGTATACTCTATGACCAAGGACCTGAATCTCGTTACACCGGTGGCGGCAGTGGCAGCAGAGAAAACTCTCAACAACAACAGCAACTTAATCTCATGGCCGATACGACGACGACAGCCGTGGCTACTTCAAGTAATATAGGCACGAACATGCTCGATCCTTCGGTCTACCCAGCTCCGATCAATGCTTTTATTGCCGGTACGCAATTCTTCCCACATCCAAGGTCTTGA